From Methanocella paludicola SANAE, a single genomic window includes:
- a CDS encoding peroxiredoxin yields the protein MHDEVSVISPQGILSIGMPAPDFEAVTTHGKIKLSQYKGKWVVLFSHPSDFTPVCTTEFIAFAERYEDFKKRNVEIIGLSIDSVYSHIAWARSIQEKTGCRIPFPIIADLDMRVAKAFNMIHPAMSETSAVRAVFFIDPNRILRAMVYYPQTTGRNMDELLRIVDSLQIVDKEKVATPANWRPGDAVIVPAPNTQEGAEKRLNEGYECMDWYLCKKKL from the coding sequence ATGCACGACGAGGTAAGCGTAATTTCTCCCCAGGGCATCCTGTCCATAGGCATGCCCGCTCCCGATTTCGAGGCCGTGACCACGCATGGCAAGATCAAGCTATCCCAGTATAAGGGCAAATGGGTGGTGCTATTCTCCCACCCATCGGATTTTACGCCCGTATGCACGACGGAGTTCATCGCGTTCGCCGAACGCTACGAGGACTTTAAAAAGCGGAACGTGGAGATCATCGGCCTCAGCATCGACAGCGTCTACTCCCACATCGCGTGGGCTCGCAGCATCCAGGAAAAGACGGGCTGCCGCATACCGTTCCCCATCATCGCGGACCTGGACATGCGCGTCGCGAAGGCGTTCAACATGATCCACCCGGCGATGAGCGAAACGTCGGCCGTTCGCGCGGTATTTTTCATCGACCCTAACCGTATCCTGAGGGCGATGGTCTATTACCCGCAGACGACCGGAAGGAACATGGACGAGCTCCTGCGGATCGTCGACTCGCTGCAGATCGTGGATAAGGAGAAGGTGGCGACCCCGGCCAACTGGAGGCCCGGCGACGCGGTCATCGTTCCCGCCCCGAACACCCAGGAGGGCGCGGAGAAGAGGCTTAACGAAGGATATGAGTGTATGGACTGGTACCTCTGTAAAAAGAAGCTTTAA
- a CDS encoding hydrolase, whose protein sequence is MTSLPIRNQEEDHLLTPKNSVLVIIDYQPPQIFTTKSMDRQQMINNVVALTKIAKNFGLPIILTTVNVTNGTNPDTIPQLRSVIPDVRSYDRTTINSWEDEAVLNAVKATGRKKLIMAALWTEACLLFPALDAIKDGFDVYPVIDALGGTSIESHRAALDRISQAGGHLTTWNGVGCELQRDWARAETVPGWVQPIIEQGEAWGWYLTLENEVNAFHDYTPGAKKPAPGAREARA, encoded by the coding sequence ATGACGTCTTTACCTATACGAAACCAGGAGGAGGATCACCTCCTTACGCCTAAGAATTCTGTGCTGGTCATCATCGACTATCAGCCGCCACAAATTTTCACTACGAAATCGATGGACAGGCAGCAGATGATCAACAACGTGGTCGCGCTCACGAAGATCGCGAAGAATTTTGGCCTGCCGATCATCCTTACGACGGTCAACGTGACGAATGGCACGAACCCTGACACGATCCCGCAATTGCGTAGCGTTATCCCCGATGTCCGATCGTATGACAGGACGACCATCAACTCGTGGGAAGACGAGGCGGTCCTGAATGCTGTAAAGGCGACCGGCCGTAAGAAGCTCATCATGGCCGCGCTGTGGACGGAAGCCTGCCTGCTATTCCCCGCGCTCGACGCGATCAAGGACGGATTTGATGTCTATCCCGTGATCGACGCGCTGGGAGGCACGTCGATTGAATCGCATAGGGCTGCCCTGGACCGCATATCTCAGGCCGGCGGGCATCTGACGACCTGGAACGGCGTGGGATGCGAGCTGCAGCGCGATTGGGCCCGTGCAGAGACGGTGCCGGGATGGGTCCAGCCGATAATCGAGCAAGGCGAGGCCTGGGGCTGGTATCTTACGCTGGAGAACGAAGTCAATGCTTTCCATGACTATACCCCCGGAGCAAAAAAGCCCGCGCCAGGCGCAAGAGAGGCCCGGGCATAA
- the thsA gene encoding thermosome subunit alpha, with protein sequence MAQQTQGGQPIIILKEGSSRTRGRDAQGMNLMAARAVAEAVRTTLGPKGMDKMLVDSLGDVVITNDGVTILKEMDIEHPAAKMIVEIAKTQDDEVGDGTTTAVVLAGELLKRSENLLDQDVHPTVIAAGYREAASKAREILDSLAYPVTLKDEGLLKKFAITAMSGKGAEAAGEKLADLCVRSIKAVVDEDGKVDVDDIKVEKKVGGTIGDSELIQGLVIDKERIHPNMPKTVKNAKIALLDTPLEIEKTEIDAKIEITSPDQLQSFLDQEEKMLKTMVDKIKATGANVVFCQKGVDDLVQHYLAKNGIMAARRVKESDLKKLAKATGAKVSNSIDELAKDDLGVAGLVEERKIGDENMIFVEQCKDPKAVSLILKGGTEHVVDELERAVHDALRVVGVVVEDKKYVAGGGSTEVELALRLKEFASTVGGREQLAIEAFAESMEIIPRTLAENAGLDPIDTLVDLRSKHEGKNKDGKNFGINVFTGEAVDMKKEGVVEPLRVKTQAISGASEAAVMILRIDDVIAASKLSGGRGGPGGMPPGMGDMGDMGM encoded by the coding sequence TTGGCACAGCAAACTCAAGGAGGCCAACCGATTATAATTCTGAAGGAAGGCTCCAGCAGGACAAGGGGCCGCGACGCTCAGGGCATGAACCTCATGGCCGCGAGGGCCGTGGCTGAGGCGGTCAGGACCACTCTGGGTCCGAAGGGCATGGACAAGATGCTCGTAGACTCGCTCGGCGACGTCGTCATAACGAACGATGGAGTCACTATATTAAAGGAAATGGACATCGAGCACCCGGCGGCGAAGATGATCGTCGAGATCGCCAAGACCCAGGACGATGAAGTGGGCGACGGCACGACGACCGCGGTCGTATTAGCCGGCGAATTACTGAAGAGGTCCGAGAACCTGCTCGACCAGGACGTCCACCCGACCGTCATCGCGGCGGGCTACAGGGAAGCGGCGTCAAAGGCGAGGGAGATCCTCGACTCGCTGGCTTACCCGGTCACCCTCAAGGACGAGGGCCTGCTCAAGAAGTTCGCCATCACGGCGATGTCCGGCAAGGGCGCCGAGGCCGCGGGCGAGAAGCTCGCGGACCTGTGCGTCAGGTCTATCAAGGCAGTCGTTGACGAGGACGGCAAGGTCGACGTCGACGATATCAAGGTCGAGAAGAAGGTCGGCGGCACCATCGGCGACTCCGAGCTTATCCAGGGCCTGGTCATCGACAAGGAAAGGATCCACCCGAACATGCCGAAGACTGTAAAGAACGCGAAGATCGCGTTACTTGATACGCCATTAGAGATCGAGAAGACCGAGATCGACGCAAAGATCGAGATCACCAGCCCGGACCAGCTCCAGAGCTTCCTGGACCAGGAAGAGAAGATGCTGAAGACCATGGTCGACAAGATCAAGGCCACCGGCGCGAACGTCGTGTTCTGCCAGAAGGGCGTTGACGACCTCGTCCAGCACTACCTGGCCAAGAACGGCATCATGGCAGCCCGGAGAGTAAAAGAGTCCGATCTCAAGAAGCTCGCCAAGGCGACGGGCGCCAAGGTCAGCAACAGCATCGACGAATTAGCGAAGGACGACCTCGGCGTCGCGGGCCTCGTAGAGGAACGCAAGATCGGCGACGAGAACATGATCTTCGTCGAGCAGTGCAAGGACCCGAAGGCGGTCAGCCTGATACTCAAGGGCGGAACTGAGCACGTCGTCGACGAGCTCGAGAGGGCCGTGCACGATGCGCTTAGGGTTGTCGGCGTCGTCGTCGAGGACAAGAAGTACGTCGCTGGCGGCGGCTCCACTGAAGTCGAGCTGGCACTGCGCCTTAAGGAGTTCGCGTCCACCGTCGGCGGCAGGGAACAGCTTGCCATCGAGGCATTCGCTGAATCCATGGAGATCATCCCCAGGACTCTCGCCGAGAACGCGGGCCTGGACCCGATCGACACGCTGGTCGACCTGAGGAGCAAGCACGAGGGCAAGAACAAGGACGGCAAGAACTTCGGCATCAACGTGTTCACCGGCGAAGCCGTGGACATGAAGAAGGAAGGAGTTGTCGAGCCTCTCCGCGTCAAGACCCAGGCAATCAGCGGCGCCTCCGAGGCGGCCGTCATGATCCTGAGGATCGACGACGTCATCGCCGCGAGCAAGCTGTCTGGCGGCCGTGGCGGCCCCGGCGGCATGCCTCCCGGCATGGGCGACATGGGCGACATGGGCATGTAA
- a CDS encoding protease inhibitor I42 family protein — protein sequence MRATFTDNGKHIGLSLRDVLEVRLPESQVSGYMWSLVEGSCPCLRFIEDIYVEKGPAKYNGLGERYWLFTAAGTGECELIFNLIRPWSKPSPEFILHVTVE from the coding sequence ATGCGCGCGACTTTTACGGATAATGGTAAGCATATCGGGCTCAGTTTAAGGGACGTGCTGGAAGTCCGCCTGCCCGAGAGCCAGGTCTCGGGCTACATGTGGAGTCTCGTGGAGGGAAGCTGCCCCTGCCTGCGCTTCATCGAGGACATCTATGTCGAGAAGGGGCCGGCAAAGTATAACGGCCTCGGGGAGCGGTACTGGCTATTCACTGCGGCGGGAACGGGCGAATGCGAGCTTATTTTCAATCTCATAAGGCCCTGGTCAAAGCCTTCTCCGGAATTTATTCTCCACGTAACGGTCGAATAG
- a CDS encoding phosphoadenosine phosphosulfate reductase family protein has protein sequence MSRQVYLGKLTLYWCDTCNVPVLGKKCARCGAPTRYVDCTPPGDIRPAFPFDVELINKTIEESFGHPDLIPADKLVVLNKAPYEDRLDEIFVDGRMFGALRFDPYRLRWMFMPRAFAAKQMNLARGHATKGFVIADKGAEKPLLGSSNMLGPGVVDCDENIQVDDEVVVFLEGRPIAVGRAKMTGADMKERKKGVAVKVRWNGYDDHPVLNGGQTWQDAVDANREYLMSIEGEAIGFAKKVAGQYRLPVTVSYSGGKDSLATLLLVRKALPDFDVLYINTGLEFPETTQNVHDVVAQYGLRLKTAKAGSFWDAAPSLGPPSVEARWCCKVCKLGPITDLIENNYSDGCLTFIGQRRYESEVRAKSQRIWQNPWVGNQVSASPIQHWTALHIWLYLFREKAPYNPLYGRGFDRIGCWLCPSASLADYEFVKSQYPEMWARWEAFLIDYGKKVGYPAEYVKYGLWRWRRLPRQWEELRKALGIELTAPAEASGDLSFTMVAGYRPCKDGSATAEGNFNMPLDMGRIEGYLRPIGEVRDAEGMLFVTRDGASLQVYATGTVVARAKDKEAAAALMSLAEKSIRRGMLCVGCGVCVGACPINAITKESQRVTVSEACTACGECVDRCPLVKFKREA, from the coding sequence ATGAGCCGCCAGGTGTATCTCGGGAAGCTGACGCTTTACTGGTGCGATACGTGCAACGTGCCCGTGCTCGGGAAGAAGTGTGCCCGGTGCGGGGCGCCGACCCGTTACGTCGACTGCACGCCGCCCGGCGATATCCGCCCCGCCTTCCCGTTCGACGTCGAGCTGATAAACAAGACGATCGAGGAGAGCTTCGGCCATCCTGATCTGATCCCGGCGGACAAATTAGTCGTGCTCAACAAGGCGCCCTACGAGGACCGGCTCGACGAGATTTTCGTCGACGGCCGCATGTTCGGCGCACTACGTTTTGACCCTTATCGATTACGATGGATGTTCATGCCCCGGGCCTTTGCGGCGAAGCAGATGAACCTGGCCAGGGGCCATGCCACGAAGGGCTTCGTTATCGCCGATAAGGGCGCGGAAAAGCCCCTTCTGGGCAGCTCCAATATGCTCGGCCCGGGCGTGGTCGACTGCGATGAGAACATCCAGGTCGACGACGAGGTCGTCGTTTTCCTGGAGGGCAGGCCCATCGCCGTGGGCCGTGCCAAGATGACCGGCGCCGACATGAAGGAGCGCAAAAAGGGCGTCGCCGTTAAAGTGAGGTGGAACGGCTACGACGACCACCCCGTGCTCAATGGCGGCCAGACGTGGCAGGACGCCGTGGACGCCAATCGAGAGTACTTAATGAGCATCGAGGGCGAGGCCATCGGGTTCGCTAAAAAGGTGGCCGGCCAGTACAGATTACCCGTCACAGTATCATACTCGGGCGGCAAGGACAGCCTGGCAACGCTCCTCCTCGTGAGGAAGGCGCTGCCGGACTTCGACGTGTTGTACATCAACACGGGGCTCGAGTTCCCCGAGACCACGCAGAACGTCCACGACGTCGTAGCGCAATACGGCCTCAGGCTCAAGACGGCTAAGGCCGGTTCCTTCTGGGACGCGGCGCCGAGCTTAGGGCCGCCCTCCGTGGAAGCCCGCTGGTGCTGCAAGGTCTGCAAGCTCGGGCCCATCACCGATCTTATTGAAAATAATTATTCAGACGGGTGCCTGACTTTTATCGGCCAGCGGCGCTACGAGTCCGAAGTACGTGCTAAAAGCCAGCGCATCTGGCAGAACCCGTGGGTGGGCAACCAGGTGAGCGCCTCGCCCATCCAGCACTGGACCGCCCTGCATATCTGGCTTTACTTATTCAGGGAAAAAGCGCCATATAACCCGCTTTACGGGCGCGGCTTCGACCGCATCGGCTGCTGGCTCTGCCCGAGCGCGAGCCTGGCGGACTACGAGTTCGTCAAGTCCCAGTACCCCGAGATGTGGGCTCGCTGGGAAGCGTTCCTTATCGATTATGGTAAAAAGGTCGGCTACCCGGCCGAGTACGTGAAGTACGGCCTGTGGCGCTGGAGGCGCCTGCCCAGACAATGGGAAGAGCTCCGGAAGGCGCTGGGCATCGAGCTCACGGCGCCCGCGGAGGCCTCTGGCGACCTGAGCTTCACTATGGTCGCCGGATACCGGCCCTGTAAAGACGGCTCGGCCACGGCGGAGGGCAATTTTAACATGCCCCTCGACATGGGGCGCATCGAAGGATACTTGCGCCCCATCGGCGAAGTCAGGGATGCCGAAGGCATGCTCTTCGTCACGAGGGACGGCGCAAGCCTCCAGGTATATGCCACCGGCACTGTCGTCGCCCGGGCAAAAGATAAAGAGGCCGCAGCAGCCCTCATGAGCCTGGCCGAGAAGTCCATTCGCCGGGGCATGCTCTGCGTCGGATGCGGGGTCTGCGTGGGCGCCTGCCCCATAAATGCTATAACCAAAGAGAGCCAGAGAGTAACGGTCAGCGAGGCCTGCACCGCGTGCGGCGAATGCGTCGACAGGTGCCCGCTCGTCAAGTTCAAGAGGGAAGCATGA
- the hisH gene encoding imidazole glycerol phosphate synthase subunit HisH, which yields MIAIIDYGVGNLRSVEKGFAYVGVTAKVTGDPSVIDAADAIVLPGVGAFESGMRHFEPLRKAVLGRVDAGVPLLGVCLGMQMLYEESEENGLHKGLGLVKGRITRFSNGLKVPHMGWNSLDIKKQHPLLDGIKNNSFVYFVHSYKAPAGENTVASAEYGGEFTAVVSGDRPNVVGTQFHPEKSGDTGLRMLKNFSDCIKR from the coding sequence ATGATCGCCATTATTGACTACGGCGTTGGAAACCTGAGGAGCGTTGAGAAGGGGTTCGCCTACGTAGGAGTGACCGCGAAGGTCACGGGCGATCCTTCGGTTATTGATGCGGCCGACGCCATCGTGCTCCCCGGCGTGGGCGCGTTCGAGAGCGGGATGAGGCACTTCGAGCCGCTCAGGAAAGCCGTGCTTGGCCGGGTCGACGCCGGCGTGCCGCTGCTGGGCGTGTGCCTGGGGATGCAGATGCTGTATGAGGAAAGCGAGGAGAACGGCCTGCATAAGGGACTGGGCCTGGTAAAGGGCCGCATCACGCGGTTCTCGAACGGCCTCAAAGTGCCCCACATGGGCTGGAACTCGCTCGATATAAAGAAACAGCACCCGCTGCTGGACGGCATAAAGAATAATTCGTTCGTCTATTTCGTGCACTCGTACAAGGCCCCGGCCGGCGAGAACACGGTCGCTTCAGCCGAATACGGCGGGGAGTTCACTGCCGTCGTGTCGGGGGACAGGCCCAACGTAGTGGGCACCCAGTTCCACCCGGAGAAGAGCGGGGACACGGGGCTGCGTATGTTAAAAAATTTTTCCGATTGCATAAAACGGTGA
- a CDS encoding GtrA family protein translates to MDFLKTIDGLLSRVYADYMKLGKYFAVGAVGTIAEWSLYSGLIVFTLLDYRVATAAAYFLGMIINYTLNRYFTFNSTYKKIHVQFASFAAIALIGLGIQELVMIGVIGYLFNNTTSDSIQIISKVIATFVGFVWTFIANKKITFKVFQ, encoded by the coding sequence ATGGACTTTTTAAAGACGATCGACGGGCTGCTCTCAAGGGTATACGCCGACTACATGAAGCTGGGGAAATATTTTGCCGTCGGCGCCGTGGGGACCATTGCAGAATGGTCGCTGTACTCCGGCCTGATCGTCTTCACGCTGCTCGACTACCGGGTGGCGACGGCCGCGGCCTACTTCCTGGGAATGATCATCAACTACACGCTGAACCGCTATTTCACGTTCAACAGCACCTATAAGAAGATACACGTCCAGTTCGCCTCCTTCGCCGCCATCGCGCTCATCGGCCTCGGCATCCAGGAGCTCGTCATGATCGGCGTGATCGGCTATCTGTTCAATAACACGACTTCCGATTCGATACAGATAATCTCGAAGGTCATAGCGACCTTCGTCGGCTTCGTATGGACCTTCATCGCGAATAAAAAGATCACTTTCAAGGTCTTCCAGTAA